The following coding sequences lie in one Cydia fagiglandana chromosome 27, ilCydFagi1.1, whole genome shotgun sequence genomic window:
- the LOC134678016 gene encoding ets DNA-binding protein pokkuri codes for MPSQARCDRVPPTDGTPWGALDLTLQDDDLPIDPRRWNRQQVGSWVSRRGGRAERFPMNGKALCLMTRDMFVARVPGKGHELYQDFRRRLAKALALQELLEKMVPK; via the exons ATGCCCTCGCAAGCGCGCTGCGACCGCGTCCCCCCCACCGACGGCACCCCCTGGGGCGCCCTCGACCTCACCCTCCAGGATGACGACTTGCCTATCG ACCCTCGTCGCTGGAACCGTCAGCAGGTGGGCTCGTGGGTGTCGCGCCGCGGCGGCCGCGCGGAGCGCTTCCCCATGAACGGCAAGGCGCTGTGCCTCATGACCCGAGACATGTTCGTGGCCAGGGTACCTGGGAAGGGACACGAGTTATACCAG GACTTCAGAAGAAGGCTCGCTAAGGCTTTAGCGCTACAGGAATTGCTCGAAAAAATGGTGCCGAAGTGA